In Neoarius graeffei isolate fNeoGra1 chromosome 19, fNeoGra1.pri, whole genome shotgun sequence, the sequence tgaaggcctctctcacattggctaatgttaatgttcatgagtcaccatcgggagaacactgaacaacaatggtgtgcatggcagtgttgcaaggagaaagccactgctgtccaaaaagaacattgctgctcatctgcagtttgctaaagatcatgtggacaagccagaaggctattggaaaaatgttttgtggacagatgagactaaaatagaactttttggtttaaatgagaagcgttatgtttggagaaaggaaaacactgcattccagcacaagaaccttatcccatctgtgaaacatggtggtggtagtatcatggtttgggcctgttttgctgcatctgggccagaacggcttgccatcattgatggaacaatgaattctgaattataccagtgaattctaaaggaaaatgtcagaacatctgtccatgaactgaatctcaagagaaggtgggtcaagcagcaagacaatgaccctaagcacacaagtcgttctaccaaagaatggttaaagaagaataaagttaatgttttggaatggccaagtcaaagtcctgaccttaatccaatcgaaatgttgtggaaggacctgaagcgagcagtttatgtgaggaaacccaccaacatcccagagttgaagctgttctgtatggaggaatgggctaaaattcctccaagccggtgtgcaggactgatcaacagttaccgcaaacgtttagttgcagttattgctgcacaagggggtcacaccagatactgaaagcaaaggttcacatacttttgccactcacagatatgtaatattggatcattttccttaataaataaatgaccaagtataatatttttgtctcatttgtttaactgggttctctttatctacttttaggacttgtgtgaaaatctgatgatgttttaggtcatatttatgcagaaatatagaaaattctaaagggttcacaaactttcaagcaccactgtagttaataaataaataactggccccattcactgctaaagtaattacttgaaacaaattattattatagtattaagacatttgattttaaatcacacttggatgacccacgtgtagtaatataaaaagtatttttgttcataaagcaggaaagaaaaaaattaattaatgatttgtggtaattaaaaacaagatatttaaagaatatttggaatattcaatcataaaataaattgatttcaaaagatagagcaaagaaaaactcagtcagcatgaaataacctggaaaatgaatgcgggtcatttttgacccatgttgtgcattagaaggggtgtgcatatgttttgcatcaaagggttaattggtggctctaaattgaccgtaggtgtgaatgtgagtgtgaatatgaaccgtttctatgtgtcagccctgtgatgatctggcgacttgtccagggtgtaccccacctctcacccatagccagctgggataggctccagcttgcccacgaccttgcacaggataagcggttagggataatcgatggatggattaatgaaacaatcaaaaacaatcacaacttttggcaaaaaaaaaaaaaaatctcattaatattaccaaaaaagagtgactttcagggaggcctgcactagaatgcatctccgagcatgtagaacccgtgagctttCGGGGGCCTAAGGCGGCCCCTGAACCCCTGGCTGTTATAActggtgccactatgctgatattttggtctagttagaaccctgcagACTTATCTGAATAAACCGATGTTTTGCTGTTAAACTAAACTTAGTCATTTGTTGCTGCTTAGTTAAAAGAGCTCCAACTTAAAGTATTCTGAAGCCATGATGTGCTTGATTTAATTCGATATTAAAGCAAAAGTCCATCCTGAAATATAATAAACATCCAAAGTAGAAGTAGTAGTTTGCACTTTGGTGGATGcaaagtcccagaatgcaatgcaacCATATGGCATTATCACTCTGAGTTATGGGTATTATAGCATTTATGAGACAATAAACGTGAAAAAAACTGAAGCTTTTGAAGTTCATCTGATTGAGGAGAGCGTACAAATGATGAGCTGAGACAGCTGGACAGACTAAAAGACTAAAGAGCTGCTGCATTGCAAAATTCCACTGCACCACTATCTGCAGGTAGTTGAAGAGCGTCATGGTCATGTTCATCAAACGTTTTAAAAAACAAGAGCAACAAATGTCTGAAAGAAGCTGAAATCAACTCGAATAAATCAAATCATGGATGACGTTGAATACGGTACACTGATTATACATACTGATACCCATTCAGAGTGGAAAGAGAAACTGGGTCACACATAAATCCAAAGACTCTCACTCCAGTCATACTTCTCATACTTGCAGCTCGTATTTCTGATCCATTTTATAGCCATCATTTATGACCCAAAAACCCAGAGTTGCTCACTACATCAAAAAGAAAACGGGAATAATGGAATCATTTCCTACCTGCATGTTCTCTCTGAGATCTGTTCCTTCTCGAAGCGGCTGTATGGCACTCTTAAAAACCTCATCCACCGCCTTGATGAGCAGTATCCTCATGGTGGCGTACTCCCGACTCCTTTTGCTTTTGCGTACAGACAGCCCTCTTTTGTGGGGCTTACCCCCACCTCGTCGGTTGGTCATGGCCACATGGACAAACAACCAGGCATGAGGAAGCACCTCACCCGTTAACGACTGAAGAGGAATATGGCGAAAGCCTGGTTGTAGACATTCGAAAGGAATAGTGTACTGACCGATAAATTCATCCCCAATGTAGTCGTCATCCAGAACAACGAAGCGTACCATCGCTAACTCAGGAAGGTTAATCTGAAACTCAAAGCTCTCGTCGAAAAGGGGGTTGTCTCCATTCTGATGGACAGTTTTAGTCCTTTGTTCAGCACAATCAGCAGGGATGCCGTGGATCTCAACATATACATAAGGGTCTACGACATCACCTTTGGCCCCTGAGCCTTTGGGTTTGGGGAAATTTTGTCCACTGATGATCTTTATGTGAAGGAGTTGTGGAGATACTCCGGGCACTGAATCTTTAGTATTTGCACTGAAATAAGACACCTGCTCCCTCATTATGGCTGGACGAAGCACGTAGCCACAGTTGCCATTTTGCCTGAACCAGCCAATGTTCAAGTCCATCATCAGGCCTGGAGTTTGGTAGTTCATTGCAACTATTTGGCAACCGCACTTCCAAAAGTCCTGAGGGTTCATATTGCTCGAGTCGATTCGCATTGGACTAGGATAAACCCGAGCAAGAAACTTCTTATTGTAATTTACAAATTCACCAGGAAAATCACTAGCACACCTGCTAGCAAACACTTCGTTGAAAGAGCAAAGCTCCCAATGCTTCTGGCTCTGGAATGCTGTCTGAAAGTCTTTAAATTGAATAGATTTACACAAGGTCACCAGGTCGGAGAGGTCTCTGGAGAGCTGAAACTTTTTGGCTTGAGTAACAGCCTGCTGTTCCCCTCCTTCACTGTTCATTCGCTGAGACATTTCTGCCCCTTCGTCCTCATCAGTCACTTCCCCCTCAAAGCTTGTGCAGGTGCTCCCGAGCTTCTTTCCTTTCAAAAGAATCTTGCCTTTCAAGTCATTGGGGGAGGGAAGGTAGCTGTCTTCAGGTTTTGGTGGATCGGTGTGAATTTTGTCTCCGAGGATTTTTTTGAGGTGCTGAAACATTACTTTCTGCTGCGTTAAGGAACAGTGATTCTCCAAACACAGAATCAGAGGAAATTCAGATGCTACAAAGGCGTACTTGTTTATAATGTCGATAACACTGCGGAAGCCAATCTGCGACGTCATGGTATGACCAGTGTAAATCACTGGCTCATTGTCAGGCCCATCCCAAACATCAAGCTCGACGCTTCTACATCCCATTTTCAAAGCACGGATGTACCCTGTGATGTCCGAGGGACCCCTGAACTGGTCCTCGATTAGGTAGGTATTGTGAGatgagttaatataatagtgagaCAAAGGCTGGTTCATGTCTTGGCATACTGTCTTTTGATCCGGATCAAAAATGTGGCAGTCGTTGGACATAAGGTAGTTTGTAAATCCATCCAATGACAGCCAGCCCTTGAGCTGCCCCTCTTTCGACGGTTCATACCTCTGAATAACTTCTAAGCTTGTGTCTTCACTAACCTGGACCATGCCTTGTTCTGCCTCTAAAAAGATCATCAAGTCCTTGGTATCAAGAAATTCTTTGTTGCTAGAAAACTGAACGAGCAAGAAATATATTTCGGGTCTTGTGCACAGATCATGATAGATCTCAACAAATTCATCCTTTGTAACATTACACCCCAGTTTGTCTTTTGCTTTATGCAGCTCTTTGAGCTTGAGTTCTATTTTAACATTTTTCAGTCCAGGATTCAATTTTTTGATCAGTTGTACAGCAGTACAAAGACTTAGACTTTTGCTGCCGGTAACATCGGCCTCATCGAAGAGATCCCCGAGCCAAGAAGAACGCAGGTTGTTCTGACTACTTTCAATCATGTTCAGGGTATGTTTCCCATAGGATATCAGATACCTGAGCCCCGTCACCCAAATATTAGCTACATCAGCTGTGTTTGCAACTAAATCCAGAGACTCATAGTTCTCTCCATAAATAATTGAGAATGCAGAGTCTTCAGAAATCTGGTCATAAACACCATTGGTCCTGAAAGTGTCTGTATTCTTGCCAGTCCGCACTTCTTTAATGGACTTCACGTCAATTTTTGCTTTATCCGACTCCTTTTTTGATGGCTCCCACCTGAGAGACTGCATGTCTGCATCGAGCAGAAAGTATCGATGGTAAACTCTGGAATTGGACCGCACTTTCCTCAACTCGGAACCGTCCACCATGGCGTTAATGCAGTCACTAGCACTGCTGATCTTCTTTTCCGTGGGCATGCTGCTGAAGGAGACggtcttctttctctctttgcgCTGCCTTGAGCCATCCTGTAAAAGGACAgagtttatagtaattattcaatgtAGCTGCCTAAAAAGAGCTTACCTTTATATTCATACACAGGACAATAAATTATGCAAATGTCATGATGTTTAGCTTTACCAGCAAAAACATCTACAAATATGAATTATTTTAAAGAACTGATTTTAATCAGCTATTACTGACTGAGAACAACAGGCAAGATCGTCAAAACAGACTTTAGGAAATTTGTTACTTCCTCAACCGAATTTCCCACCTCTTGCCAAGCAGTTCACGGACGTTGAGTACTACACATTCACTACACTGCTGTATATgtagaattctgaccaatcccgcCCACTTCTGCATAGTATGACCAACCCTGTCCACTCCAGCacaaagtttgaccaatcccacccactcctgCACAGTCTGACCAATCCCGCCCACTTCTGCACAAAATTTGGCCAATCCCGCCCACTCCAGCATGAAGTCTGACCAATCCCATCCACCTCAATGCAAAGTTTGACCAATCCTACCCACCCCAACacaaagtttgaccaatcccacccactcagcacaaaatttgaccaatcccacccacCCCAACACAAATTTTGGCCAATCTCACCCACTCAACACAAAGTCTGACCCATCTCACGCACCCCAACACAAAGTCTGGCCAACCCCACCCACTTCAACACAAAGTTTAACCAATCCCACCCGCCAAACacaaagtttgaccaatcccacccacCCCAACACAAAGTTTGGCCAATCTCACCCACTCAACACAAAGTTTGACCCATCTCACCCACCCCAACACAAAGTCTGGCCAACCCCACCCACTTCAACACAAAGTTTGACAAATCCTACCCACTCAACACAAAGTTTTACCAATCCCGCCCACCCCGACacaaagtttgaccaatcccacccacttAACACAAAATGTGACCAATCCCACCCACCCCAACacaaagtttgaccaatcccacccaccccaacagaaagtttgaccaatcctaCAAACTCAACACAACGTTTGACCCATCTCACCCACCCCAACACAAAGTCTGGCCAACCCCACCCACTTCAACACAAAGTTTGACAAATCCTACCCACTCAACACAAAGTTTGACCAATCCTTCCCACCCCAACACaaagtttgaccaatcctgcCCACCCTAACACAAAGTTTAACCAATCGCACCCACCCCAACacaaagtttgaccaatcccacctaacacaaagtttgaccaatcccacccactcaACACAAATTCTGACCAATCCCGCCCACCCCAACACAATTtttgaccaatcccacccactcaACACAAAGTTTGACCCATCTCACCCACCCCAACACAAAGTCTGGACAATCCCATCCACTTCAACGCAAAGTTTCGCAAATCCTACCCACTCAACACaaagtttgaccaatcctgcCCACCCCAACACaaagtttgaccaatcctgcCTGCCCTATcacaaagtttgaccaatcacacacactctaacacaaagtttgaccaatcctgcCCACCTCAATgcaaagtttgaccaatcccacaCACTCTAATGCaaagtttgaccaatcctgcCCACCCTAACacaaagtttgaccaatcccacccactccaaaacaaagtttgaccaatcccatCTGCTTATCTTTGTTGGCACCTGCCCACATTTTCGAAGAATCTTAGTTTGCTCTTTTTccaaaaatataaacaaataagtCACTGAAATCTCTGTGAACCTGACAAGAATAAGCAGTTACTGTAAATGAATCAATGAATGTACATTTGCACATACAATACATACATTTTGATACTAATACATAACCATGGCCAGAAAATGAAACTGGGTTTATTTCTACCTAGATGTAGTGCTACTAAGCTACTAATACTAATAGCTACTATTACTAGCTACTATTATTAACTGCTAATAGCAACTATTCTTTGATAGCTCACTGAGCCCTCAGGGAAGAAACACAAAGTGAACAGCTCAACCgaaaataaaatgagataaaataaaattaatccgATGATTCTTCCAATTACAATTCTTCCAATACCTCTGCAATCATATCATTTCACACACATTCAAATGCTTCCAAAATGAAGTCACAAATACCACGACACATTCAGGAGAAGAAATGAAACTTCTGTTACTATTTTATATAATTGTTCaattaaaatgaaaataaaaaatctcATTATCTAAAAGGGTCCTTAAGTAAAATAAAAGTAAATTCAAGCATGAAGAGTTATAGTTCAGGTGAGTGCCGCCAGAATATTGTTGAAAAATTAATTTGGCTGAGATTGAAATGTATCCATCTCTAAAATTCAGTGCTCAATTAATCTGTCAATGTTGTACTGCTGTAAGAAATGAATTTCCTTATAAACATCATGAGGCTCATCTAACCATCTTTAGCAAAATAATTTCATATAAAAACTAAGTTTGggtagaataaaataaaataatttaaataattACACATAATGTCATTTAAAATGCCCATATGTTACCCAGGACTTGACAGAAAATCAACATGCATTCAATATCTCTTGATGTGTGTTAAACAGAAAGCTGGGTAGAGGCAGACGGCAATATTACCGATAATGTTTTAATTTAtgtttgattaatccagtaagtaTATCGTATTATTATTAGAATATAGAATTCAgtgtgggggcggcatggtggtgtagtggttagcgctgtcgcctcacagcaagaaggtccgggttcgagccccgtggccggcgagggcctttctgtgcggagtttgcatgttctccccgtgtccgcgtgggtttcctgcgggtgctccggtttcccccacagtccaaagacatgcaggttaggttaactggtgactctaaattgaccgtaggtgtgaatgtgagtgtgaatggttgtctgtgtctatgtgtcggccctgtgatgacctggcgacttgtccagggtgtacccgcctttcgcccgtagtcagctgggataggctccagcttgcctgcgaccctgtaggacaggataaagcggctagagataatgagacgagatgagatattCAGTGTGGGGGAAATAAGGCTGGACCAGTGGACAGTGAGCGGTAATTTTTGCATCTGTCCATATGCATTTCAAAAGCATCGGACTGGATGGCCGataaaaaattgtaaagatatgggtccaatctacttctaatttttctaacaggataagcagctacagataatggatggatggatggatggatgttagactgggtgaatacattatgTCATAATACGGCCTGTGAAATaggacccatacgaaaaagaacagtaaagaacttataagaatttaccactgtcttagtagtaaatccttataaatataaggataaatccttataaggatttataaataaatatttatgccatgtatgatttactcctgaaagtggcccattttgcattttcctcatacaaattttttatgaaaatctagtatgtatgaagtgaacattgtgcatggtttttacagataatgtgtatgatgaattacaccgtctttgtatgcttcatgtaatgtttgtagttttaaattatattttacagtttaaaatgtatatgccttttatatgtaaatccacatatgtttgtgttggatttacatataaaaggcatgtacattttaaactgtaaaaaaaactgtaggagcacgtacggccggttgtgaccgaggcttctgTTAACAAACCAAAATATTGTGATGCACGTTGTGTATCAGAAATCCtttcataaatctcatctcatctcattatctgtatccgctttatcctgttctacagggtcgcaggcgagctggagcctatcccagctgactacgggcgaaaggcggggtacaccctggacaag encodes:
- the LOC132867446 gene encoding inactive phospholipase C-like protein 2, with the translated sequence MAEKAGSGGGGDADTQHELTGSGSGSVLVSNGDCGFAPEMAGCTGAENASDVDKPGIPRKASIIKDGSRQRKERKKTVSFSSMPTEKKISSASDCINAMVDGSELRKVRSNSRVYHRYFLLDADMQSLRWEPSKKESDKAKIDVKSIKEVRTGKNTDTFRTNGVYDQISEDSAFSIIYGENYESLDLVANTADVANIWVTGLRYLISYGKHTLNMIESSQNNLRSSWLGDLFDEADVTGSKSLSLCTAVQLIKKLNPGLKNVKIELKLKELHKAKDKLGCNVTKDEFVEIYHDLCTRPEIYFLLVQFSSNKEFLDTKDLMIFLEAEQGMVQVSEDTSLEVIQRYEPSKEGQLKGWLSLDGFTNYLMSNDCHIFDPDQKTVCQDMNQPLSHYYINSSHNTYLIEDQFRGPSDITGYIRALKMGCRSVELDVWDGPDNEPVIYTGHTMTSQIGFRSVIDIINKYAFVASEFPLILCLENHCSLTQQKVMFQHLKKILGDKIHTDPPKPEDSYLPSPNDLKGKILLKGKKLGSTCTSFEGEVTDEDEGAEMSQRMNSEGGEQQAVTQAKKFQLSRDLSDLVTLCKSIQFKDFQTAFQSQKHWELCSFNEVFASRCASDFPGEFVNYNKKFLARVYPSPMRIDSSNMNPQDFWKCGCQIVAMNYQTPGLMMDLNIGWFRQNGNCGYVLRPAIMREQVSYFSANTKDSVPGVSPQLLHIKIISGQNFPKPKGSGAKGDVVDPYVYVEIHGIPADCAEQRTKTVHQNGDNPLFDESFEFQINLPELAMVRFVVLDDDYIGDEFIGQYTIPFECLQPGFRHIPLQSLTGEVLPHAWLFVHVAMTNRRGGGKPHKRGLSVRKSKRSREYATMRILLIKAVDEVFKSAIQPLREGTDLRENMQNSIASFKELCGLSAVANLKQCILALSSRLTGADNNPLVLFNLKEQYPSMDAQGMLPDVLKKVLTAYELMIQTSRTLLENSDGVYERILQVQKSAMEFHENLHDMAAKEGLKGRKLHKAVESFTWNITILKGQADLLKHARAEVLENLRQVHYAALTCNLAKGVTSMSSSSEFRSHRSLGAIPEKASGEEDASNDEEN